The following DNA comes from bacterium.
TGTTTCTTGCGGGGCTGATGGTGGGCCGGACGCCGGAGTACCTGGGGAAGAAGATCGAGGCGTACGACGTGAAGGTCAGCGCGCTCGCCGTGCTCCTGCTCATCTTCGACATCATGGCCTTCACGGCATGGGCGGTGGTCGGCAAATGGGGCCTCGCCGGGTTGAACAACGCGGGGCCGCACGGGTTCAGCGAGATCCTGTACGCCTTCTCCTCGGCCACGGCCAACAACGGGAGCGCTTTCGCAGGGCTGACCGCCAACACCTACTGGTACAATACGACCCTGGCCATCGCCATGATGATCGGCCGGTTCTTCTTCATCGTACCCGTCCTCGCACTGGCCGGGAACCTGGCGAAGAAGAAGATCGTCCCGGAGAGCGGCGGATCCTTCCCCGTCTCCGGGGTGACGTTCGTCCTTCTGCTGGTGGGCACGGTCCTGATCGTCGGCGTCCTGTCGTTCTTCCCGGCGCTTTCCGTGGGGCCCATCGTCGAGCATTTCCTGATGGTCCATTCCAACGTCGTCTTCTAGAGAGGAAATTCTCCATGGCGATAAAAACACATTCCCTGTTTGAGCCGGAAATCCTCCGG
Coding sequences within:
- a CDS encoding potassium-transporting ATPase subunit KdpA translates to FLAGLMVGRTPEYLGKKIEAYDVKVSALAVLLLIFDIMAFTAWAVVGKWGLAGLNNAGPHGFSEILYAFSSATANNGSAFAGLTANTYWYNTTLAIAMMIGRFFFIVPVLALAGNLAKKKIVPESGGSFPVSGVTFVLLLVGTVLIVGVLSFFPALSVGPIVEHFLMVHSNVVF